In a genomic window of Mus pahari chromosome 8, PAHARI_EIJ_v1.1, whole genome shotgun sequence:
- the Rcbtb1 gene encoding RCC1 and BTB domain-containing protein 1 isoform X2, which produces MVDVGKWPIFTLLSPQETGSIRKACVFGTSANEAIYVTDNDEVFVFGLNYSNCLGTGDNQSTLVPKKLEALCGKKIKSLSYGSGPHVLLTTEDGVVYAWGHNGYSQLGNGTTNQGVSPVQVCTNLLIKQVVEVACGSHHSMALAADGERCQHGEESLSWLTDLHLRTS; this is translated from the exons ATGGTGGATGTAGGAAAGTGGCCAATCTTCACTCTGCTCTCGCCCCAGGAAACTGGATCTATCAGGAAAGCATGTGTCTTTGGCACCTCTGCCAACGAGGCGATCTATGTCACTGACAATGATGAG GTCTTCGTGTTTGGACTGAACTATAGTAACTGTCTAGGAACTGGAGATAACCAGAGCACACTGGTGCCCAAGAAACTAGAAGCTTTGTGTGGAAAAAAGATCAAAAGCCTTAGCTACGGGAGTGGCCCCCATGTCCTCCTCACCACTGAAG ATGGAGTCGTCTATGCCTGGGGCCATAATGGATACAGCCAACTGGGGAATGGGACCACCAACCAAGGCGTTTCTCCTGTCCAAGTCTGTACTAATCTCTTGATCAAGCAGGTGGTTGAAGTAGCTTGTGGTTCACATCATTCAATGGCTTTAGCAGCTGATGGAGAG AGGTGCCAGCATGGAGAGGAGAGCTTGTCTTGGTTAACCGACCTCCATCTGAGGACCAGCTAG